Part of the Lolium rigidum isolate FL_2022 chromosome 6, APGP_CSIRO_Lrig_0.1, whole genome shotgun sequence genome, CAGTCTAGAGAATATTAACTCGGAAGGTTGGAGACTTGGAGCCATACATTTCCTTAAGCGCATCGTTGGCAATACATAACAAGTGACTGGCACTAATGTGGCCTGCTCTCTGGGCAGAACCAACATCAGGAGCAGTCCTAAATTTCCCCGTCCCAAAGCTCCTCGAGGGTCTTGTAGACGCTGTCTTTGTTCACGATGAACTTGCCCATTTGCAGTCTAGTCTGAACTCACACAAACAAACAAAATGGCACGTGAGAAATAACTGGTGTGGACACATGAAAAATGCATACTGTGGTTCTCTGATGATCAAATTGTCCCCAATCAGTTCATCAAGGATCAGAGTTCAGAACAATACATTTGGCATGTATCCGTCTTTAAAGATCTATAGGAAACTGAAACTGTTTGTTTTGAACAACAGTCCAAGAGGCAAACAATGCTGTCTTGATGAAGTCATGCAGCAAGCTGTAAACACTACACAGTGAAGTGGTAATTGCTTCAACGAAAGGAGCACATAACCACCGCTTATACTATTCTAATGAGTAAACCTGAACCTGAAGATCATTGTAACTATATCATTGCTGCCTATTAATGCTCACGCGCTTCTATGAACAAGCACAATTAAAGGATAAAGGAACATTTTCATCTAATATCCTGGCACTGAAGTTATGGAAGATATAACTTCAAATACTGCAAATGCAGAAATTCTACTACTCCTACTTAACTTGATGTAGAACATTTCTGATGGGGGTTTTAAAACGTCAGTTCATTCTATATAAATTTATAATTCGATACCCAGCATCAGTGTACTTTTATCCCAATTAAACAAGACAGCTCCCATCTGGTAAAAGAAGCACAGCCCAGCTAAGAGTAGGTGACAAATGACAATAAAAAGTTGCATAATTCACCTGCTTAATCTCAGAGAACTTCGCAAGCAAGTCGTCTGGAATTGACCAGTCATAAACATCAAGGTTCTGCTTTATACGTTCTTCACTCACGCTCTTTGGGAGTACACTGTGACCCATCTGAATGTTCCAGCGCAGCGCTACTTGTGCAGGAGTTTTGCCAAGCTTCTCTGCGATTGAGATGACAACAGGGTCTTTAAGGACATTACCATTACTCCATGTTGAACCAGGTGAACCTAGTGGCGAGTATGCCTGCAAAATCGAGAAGCGGAGTTATACGTACAAGCACCaagttttccaaaaaaaaaaagtacaaatACCACTAGGCAGCATCTTGACTGGCAATAAAATATAGCACGGCAGACTTACAGAGAGGTGAACACCAGTCGATTGGCAGAAGCTACGGAGTTTAGTTTGTTGCCAAACAGGATGGCACTCCACCTGGTCAACAGCTGGAGGTATGCGAGCAACAGCAAGCAAGTCACCCAGTTTCTTGGATGCGAAGTTACTGACACCAATTGCACGAGCTTTGCCAGCATCATGTAGCTTCTCCATTGCTGCCCATGTAGCTGGGATGTTAAGTGTTACATAGTTTTCAGGGTTGCCAATACTGGATCCCTTCTTGACGCTAAATGGAGAATGTATCTACAAAAATGTATAAGCGTTTATTGTTTTTGTATTAGACATTACGTGAAAACAACATGCTAACCCTTTCAACGAACACTTATTTAGTTCAGAGGTTAGACATATGTATTACAAACTGAACCACAAAAGAGACAGTTTACAGTACAGCTTCAGTCAATTCCAAAATGATAAGGAAAATCATACTGCAATGAACTAGCATATGCAATACAGACACTAAAAGAAACTCTGGACACGAATGTATCAATTAATGGAGAAGAATTATATTTACAAAAATGGAAAGGGATATACAAAATAGCAATTTGTTTTGAGTTGATGTCAATGGTCGTGAAGGTCACTGGAAATCGAGAAACCATAACTTGACACGTAGCGTATTGAACTGTATTTCCTGAACAAGAAAATGCATACAACTTACAAGGTAAAGATCCAAGTACTCAAGCTGCAGGTCATTCAGGGACTCATCAAGTGCCACTGGCACATCATCTGGGGCATGATGATCGCACCTGAAAAAACATGGCCATTAAAAGCAATCAGTTAGACATGAATTATTAAAAGAGCCAAAACTAAGGGGGGTCACCAGAAATCTGGCTTTACCATAGCTTGGAGGTGAtaaacagatctccacgcttgaCTACACCCTCTTCAAACAGCTTCTTCAAAGCCAAACCCACCTGGACAATCCAAAAGTATGCTTTTGCTATTCTTTAACTTAAAATTAAACAGAGACAACTATGGACAAAGGGAATGTATTAACGTTGGAGGGTAGATGCTAGGACTATAAGTTCTGATTTCCATCTCAATTTGGCAATTATATAGTACGGTTGCATAATTAATCATTTAGAAAACCTCTTGTGTTTCATGCTAATTACAGATGTTGCATGTGGAGTCTTTTTCTTCATGGTTGCATGCAACACTCGTATTAATAAGGACCATACAAGGTAGaaatctaataaaaaaaattgGGGAGAGATAGTGGCCTTGtatatgtagaatttttttttttaataatgGTCTTCAATTCAAAGACGGAGAGAGTACCTCTCTTGTACTAGATTGTGTGTTCGTGTTTGCAAACAAGCACAACATTTGTACATGAATATTCGGATCACATGTACCAATCCAGAGGTTTGGAGAAGTCGAGTTACTCCTTTCTGTTTTTTTATACAAGGTCAGCATCTCATTTTTGGATACCAAGAAAACGAAGCCAACtcataaacaacaggattaattgTTTGGAAAACCTCTCATGTTCTGGACTAATTAAAGATGTTGCATTTGGCAAGTACTACCTCcgccccaaagcttaaggcttatagtatatttttgaaaagtcaaaccaagtaaagtttgaccaaactttagaaagacctatctaatgatattgattttctattttgcatgttaatgctttttgataaaaacttaatcaaacttgacatagtttgactttctaaaaataatataagccttaatctTTGGGATGGAGATAGTATGGTATATGATTACATGTAATGCTCACATTTATAAGGACCATCGAGATAGAACTCTAGACAATTCTTCTCGAAAGACATAGTGTGACCTCTTCAAATAAATGTACTTCTAGCTCTTGTACTAAGTCAAATTTGTAAGCTTTGACCAACTTTATTGAAAATAGTGGCCTATCAAATTGGTATAATACAAAGCTACATTTCAAGACTAATCTAGTGGTATAAAAttggtactccctctgtttcaaatTAGTTATCGCAGTTTTGGTTAGGTTTGATCAGATACAAACGTATCTAGACACGTTTCAGTGTGCATGTTTCGCTCATTATGAAAGAAAAAAATACTGCGAGTAATTTGAAAGCGGAGGAAGTACCATAAATATAGTTATTTTTCTCCGTAAAGATGGTCAAACTTTTCAGACATTTGACTTCGGACAAGATCTAGAAATAagcttatttgaggacggagcaACTATATTTGGGGCAGTGGCCTGTTTACAAAGACGGAGGAGGGAGTACCTCCTTTTCGTTGTCGTAGACTCTGGCGCAATCGATATGCCGGTACCCCGCCTGCAGGATTTAAATCGAACAGAAAATCACATACTCATTCGCTGACATTCTCCCACGAAAAAGTATCCACGCTGGCAGGATCGGAGAAGAGGATGGGGAAAAGAAATCCGAAGCGAAAGACatggagaaaagaagaaaaaaaatgcggATGAGAAGGGGGCCATGGCGGTGAGAGGGACCTTGACTGCGGCGTAGACGGCCTCGCCGACGACGCCTGGGTCGGACTGCCAGGTCCCGAGCCCCACCGAGGGCATCTTGGCGCCGGTGTTGAGCACGAAGTGCCTCGCCATCTAAGCTTTCTCCCAAACTCTGCTGAATCACAGACACAGTGGCAGTCACAGACGCTGAGATGCAGGGAAGGGGCACGGGACTGGGTGTCTCTCGGAGGATGGTAGGAGGAACTAGCGAGGAAATGGGTGGTGGTTTTATATGCGTGTAAGATGCATGAATAGTCCATCAACTTGTCATCGCAACTTGGATTTGGATTGATCATCCTACGGCCGGAGTTATTACATAATCAAAAGCTGACCAGGTTTGCTCAAACCACAGCCACTTGAGTTACTATAGACATCTACATCAAAGTACTACAGTAATTTGTGCATGCGTGGCAGTTCCTCAGCGGGTCACCGCTTGGCAACATTTCTGGATGATGGccatctctttttttttctggGCGTCGCCGCCCTGTTGGACCGTATCATTTTATGGTCGCTAAAGACATTGTCTGGTCGGGTTGTTAGGCTAAAATCATCAACTTTTGGCTAAATGTCGATTTTGGTATCACTTTGTTTTTCAGAAGTAAAAATTACCACATTTTTTGTAGATTTTCTCAAAAAACACTAATTCTATATTGATCCCGAATTGACAAGTTTCTGATATGTGGGGTTCAGTTGTTAAGGCCAATTTGCTGAGCTGGACAGGGGTCCACCTGCCAAACCAATAAGAAAAATCAAAATATTTGCAGAAATGTAAAAAAGAAGTggaaatctaaaaaaaataaatGGAAGTGGGAGGTTCGTCTCCcaacccctaccgccgccgcacGCAGGGAACAGGTAAAGAAGTTGCAGGCTATCTTTCCCTGCTCGTCGTCATGGCCGAGCGTCGCCGCCACCGCGTCCCTGCTCGTCATCATGGCCGAGGCGTTGGTGGAGCGCGGTGGAGGTTGAGATGGGAGGATACGGTTGGGGACCTCCTCTTTTTttggttatttatttatttatttttgtgttGTTTTAACTTTTCTAACTGGGCTCTAGTCCACCTCAGTAAATTGGGCCTGCCAAATAGGCTCCACGGGTTAGAAATGGTGTGAATTTGTTATCAATAATGGATTAGTGTTTTTTGTGAAAACTTCATCAAAATGTGATAGTTTTTTCTCCGCAAATACAAAGTGTACTAAAATCGACTGGAAATGTGGTGGTTCCACGCTAACAACTCTTGTCTGGTCACTGTATCTAGAACTTGCCGTGTATTTTTCCGCAttgctcctcgtcgtcctcctcgcggGCACGGGTATCGTCCTCCACCTTCTTgaacgactcgaaggactcgagggTCGCTTTATGTTGCGCCGCCTGCTCCTCCGCGTTTGGCCCGTCGTTGGACCAGTTGAGGGCCTCGTCGTCCTCCGTTTCCGTCTCCACCACCAACGCCTCGTAGGCCGCTCTATACGCGGGCACGTGTGTCGTCCTCCTGCGCCTCCCGGCACCATgtctgctccgcctcctgctgcTACCGTTCATCCACAACAAAAGCATCTATGGtccccgctagcgccgcctcttcCCACTTCTCGTTCTCCGCgagctacgggtcctcctccacgGCGTCGAAATCGAGGGTGTCGGCAGGTGGAGACGTAGGTGGAGACGGGGGTGGTGGAGGCAGCTAGCCACCACCGAAGCTGCTCATCATTGAGTATGTGGTAGGCAGGCGACAAGGCATCTTTCTACGACGACGGCTATGGTGTTCGTTAATCGGAGGTAGCGAGTATAGGCGGCATAGGCGGCGTAGGCGCGAGAAATAGCGGGAAAACGCGCGGGAAATGGCAAGTACGTGTGGAAAGCAATTTCCCACGCTCGGGATCCGACGTGGCACGAGATGCCGACACACCCGTTTCACGCCCTCCGCGGTGCTTTTATTGAAGTGAGTCTAAAAACAGCGCTGACTTCAAATCTCTACCGCAACTACTGTCCGccggccggtggagatgctcttctaCATTAACCGAGCGTTCGTTGGCTGTTTCTATGCGTCATATGGACTGGTGGTGCAAGGAGAAAAACTCATATATCGCCCAAGAATTTATCGTCACGTGATAAGCCATCAACGCAAGCAACCGCGTCCGGCCCGACGGCGCCGCTTGACCAAGGCCACACTCCCCAAACCCCAGATCCCACCGCTTGACCGACCAAACCACACCTCCCCGAGTGTCAACGCTCAcggcacggcggcgcgcgcgccaGCTTTCGTCGCCGCCGCGGCACGGCAGTCAGCCGGCGTCAgcgtcaccaccaccaccaccgcaacgcGCCACATTTCTCCAAATCCAACCGAAAGGTCTCCTCATCTCCTCTCTCCCTTCTCCGGCTTTCTCCATCCTTTTCGAAAAGTAAAAAAAGCCCCAAACTCAGTCCGCAGGAGCCGCCACCACCTTTCCGCCGCTCTTTCCCGCACGCCGGCCCGCCGACCGAGACCCTTCTCACTCAGACCCGCCCCTCTAACCCTCCGCCCGCCCGCATGGCCGCCGATCGCCGGGCCGGCATCTGAGGGGTCGGCGGGATGAGGGAGCTGGCCGGGAGCCCCGGGTCGTGCAGCGGCCTGGCGCTGCGGCTGGGCCAGTTCCTCTTCGCCGCCGGGTCCGTCTGCGTCATGGCCTCCGCGGTCGGCTTCGCCAACTACACCGCCTTCTGGTAACGCCCCCCCTCCCTTCCCCAATCGCCCGGATTTGCGCCCTATCCGTCTCCAATTACCGTCAGCAAACGCGTGCTTAAGTGGCGCGCGCGGCTACTGATGATTGTCGTAGTGACTAGTAAGTGTGCCCTTGAGACGTTGGATACAGCAGTATTGTTTGCATTGACTGGTTGGTCCTTTTACTTGCGGGACTCGGCAACTACATCTGCTAAACGCCCAAAAGTTATAGGATCTGGAATTCTCAGTAGCAATTACCTTAAATTGATCTGCAGCTGAGCCGATTTGGTGACCCGGAAGCTCTAGGAGAGAGCAGTTATGGAGTCCGCATACTAAGCATGACAGCTCCCATAATCTACAGGATCTGAATTGCCATCCCTTTAAAAAAATTAGAGTGTATATGTATTCTGCCGAAGGTCTGTTGATTGATCTACTGAGCCGTTAGCCAAAGTCCTTCAAAACACGCGTCCATCTCGGTTTCCACAACGCTTGCACAGCTGTGAATAGACCTCTGGCTCCAGGCTGGAAGCAAAATTGTCCCAGGTTGGATCAAATATGGCATCCACATTCACGTTGACCCAACCAACCGGTGGAGGTTCCCAGATCCAGGTGTATGGGAAGTTCCCTAACTTCAGTTGGGCTCCTCAGTAGCATAATCCAACGCTTCCTTGGTGAATACCAGATAGAGAATGAACATAGCTTTGTATAAATTATACTGATCCAGGAACCAGTGCATCACCCTTGCCAAACACAGTATCATTCATTCATTCGGAGATGCCAAGTTCTCCAGAATAAGAACAGTAAGTGTTGCTTCATTACTGTCACTCAAGTGAATCCAAAAGATGGGGTGACCAGCCAGGGCTGGTGCAACTATATTTGCTTCATCAGGGAGATCCCAAACCAGCCGCAAAGCCATTCGTACAACTCGTGATTTAGTGCAACACACCACGTCGTGAAAGCTATCCTCACTCTCTTGGGCACAAATTGTACAAGTTGGTTGAGTTGCAAGAGTTCATCGCCAGCGACATCGTTAGACGGCAAGAGCATCTATGGCAAGCTCCCAACCAATAACTCTGTTTTTTTGTGTGTGGAACATTGGCATTGCAGATATTTTACAAAATTTTCCGTCCTCCCTCACCTGCAGTCCTGTATAAGAATTCATCATTTGACCCACATGAGACATAGATGACCTAATTTTCATGGCGCCAAGCAATTAAATCATCATCACCAGTGTCAATATCTAGAAGACAAATACCCAAATAGCAGCAGCATCATGTCGGTAGAAGATATGTCTAATCGGTGGTTCATCCAATTTTCTTGTTATGGTAGCATTGCTCACAAACCCATTTCAGTCTAGAGCGCACCATTTTGCCCAAGATCTTGAGAGATTCATGTTTAAATTTTTAGGGAGCGACTCTGCAGTAAATGTTTGCCAGCTTCTTAATTGGTAAACGGCGCAGTTGAGATATGCATGCAGTTGAGACTTGCACGAAAAATACAGTTGAGACGTGTTTTCTGTTTCCCAACTGCACCATTTACTGGTTAAGAAACTGGTAAACGTGTACCAGTTAGCAATCCACACCTTTTAAGCCTTAGGAGTAAGCAGTTTTGGAAGTATACCTGCTGGAACTTCAATCATTTTACTCTTTTCGAGCTACTCTTTTAaaccaaaaaaattaaaatcaaGTTGTCAGTATGTTTGGTATATTTGTATGACATCCCAATACAGGTAGTACATCAGAACTACCAGTATCTTCTTCTGGGTGTCATACGTAACAGCCTAGAATTTGATGAGTGCATTCATCTCTATTAAGTTGAGTGTTGGTGTACGATTAGTGAGTGTGCATTTTATTCAAGGATATCTGCCAGGGGCGTGCTTATAAAACACCTGTTTATGCAACTTCATGTGCCCATTTAGTAATAAATTCATCAACCTTCTGGATTTGAGATTATAGCCTTCATAAAACCTACTACCTCCAGATCAGATTAACCAGCGCACTTGAGAAATCTCCGGGACCAAGGTGTTTTCTGGTTGGCTGTGAAAAACGAGAGGAGGAGCGGTTTTATCGCGTGGAGCGATGAGGAAGTAACTACCGAAGGCTAAGGATCGTGGACAGGCCCCACCTTTCAGTAGTTTTGCATGCAGTCCCGTCACATGCAGCTGCGTGTTCACACCATCTCTGCTTCCCACTACCATATGCAAAGATGAAATCACACTTGCATGCAAAGGAATGGAGTGCTAATTAAACGACAATGAATGCTATGCGCCTAAATCAGCTTGGGAAAAAGAAACTGCATGGTTTGGCAAGGGCGCCGGTTAATCTGttccggagggagtacatcatgCTCTCCATTTGTGTAATAAATGCATTTATTTAAACTCTTAACTTCCGCTAGTACATGATCATAACTTGATTGCGAATTGGTAATTTTTTTAACTACAACTCTCAAATTTCAGCTACTTGATTGCGTCAATGGGACTACAAGCACTCTGGAGCTTAGGACTTGCGTGTCTTGATGGCTATGCTTTGAGAATGAAAAAAGATCTCCAGAGTTCTGTTCTTGTGAGCTTATTTGTTGTTGGCGATTGGGTAATTCCTTGATTGTTTATCAGAATTTTGCATTATATATTTTATTGCTTTATTTTTCATCCCACATATATTACCACAATTTGAAAACGAATCCGAAAACCTTTTAAGTTTCTCCAGTTTCTTTGGTGGTGTTACTTTAATATATATCTTGTATTATAAGCCCCCATATTCTGCAACCGCATCTTACGTTAAGACAACAATACTAGCCAACTTATGGTGGATTACTGTAGACTAGTAAACTTTCAGCTCGATGAATCGTGCACCACAGTCACAGGCTCATAGACAACAATACTAGCCAACTAAGTTTCAACTAATATACCTTTTGAGCACAACTGGTAGGAGCTCTGCCTAATATATACTTTCAGTTCACATACAAAACCAGTATGAGTCAGATCAAAGTGCTTGAAAGTTTTTTTATGGTCTGCAATTCATTTGCATGATTTTCACAAGACCCTAGGATATATCCAGTCACTTTCTGCAGTTCAGTTTAATTTTGATTTTGGTCACTTGTCTTTGAAATTATGTTATGCCTCTGGTATTTGAACTTTGAAATGTTCCTTTTGAAGTACCAAGGCAAATTATTCCTGATGATGCAGGTAACGTCGATCCTTTCGTTCGCTGCTTCATGCTCTGCAGGAGGTGTTGTTGTTCTCTTCGATAGGGATGCATTCTTCTGCAGCAGGGATCCACACCTCCCCTGTGGGGCATTTGAGCTCGCCACAGCGTTTGCTTTCCTTTCTTGGGCGCTTAGCGCTACATCTGCCCTTGTAATGTTTTGGCTCCTCGCTTCACCTTGAATAGGTCTGTATGAAGCTCCATGTGTGCCTAGTGCTGTTTGGTCCATccggttgtataccaactgttttTCGAAGCAGACTACATAGAAAAAGACTGCATATTTCAGAGATGtgcaacggcggcaagtttcatGAACTCTTATCTCTCCAGGAATTAAGTGAATGGAACATGGGTGGGGAAACTGTGCTTGCAGTGCTAAAACATATATGCCTTGCTTCAAGCTTCGAAATGAGTAAATCTTTGTCATGCTTCGATGTAAAGGCAAAAGATAAACTGGTTCCTAATATGTAGCCTTGGTGCTGGTTAGCTCCATAGCTTTACCGTGGCCACTTTCCGACTCATTTTGCCTATTGGAACTTGCAATTGTGACACACTGAGATTGTCGTCAAAAGTAGAAAATATGTCACTGGATGGTAGAATATGAAGTTCCATATTCGGATATTCCGCTGTGTCATTTCACACAAATAGAGATGGGTGGCTTCATAGTATCCAAGCACACAGGGACCAGGAGAGACAAAACAATCGATATACTATTAGGCACCACCGCAAAAGTCTCCAGCTAATGTTATGTGAAAGGCATACTGGGGTCTTATCTGAAGA contains:
- the LOC124659141 gene encoding aldo-keto reductase family 4 member C10-like → MARHFVLNTGAKMPSVGLGTWQSDPGVVGEAVYAAVKAGYRHIDCARVYDNEKEVGLALKKLFEEGVVKRGDLFITSKLWCDHHAPDDVPVALDESLNDLQLEYLDLYLIHSPFSVKKGSSIGNPENYVTLNIPATWAAMEKLHDAGKARAIGVSNFASKKLGDLLAVARIPPAVDQVECHPVWQQTKLRSFCQSTGVHLSAYSPLGSPGSTWSNGNVLKDPVVISIAEKLGKTPAQVALRWNIQMGHSVLPKSVSEERIKQNLDVYDWSIPDDLLAKFSEIKQTRLQMGKFIVNKDSVYKTLEELWDGEI
- the LOC124667772 gene encoding CASP-like protein 5B1, which gives rise to MRELAGSPGSCSGLALRLGQFLFAAGSVCVMASAVGFANYTAFCYLIASMGLQALWSLGLACLDGYALRMKKDLQSSVLVSLFVVGDWVTSILSFAASCSAGGVVVLFDRDAFFCSRDPHLPCGAFELATAFAFLSWALSATSALVMFWLLASP